The following coding sequences lie in one Thermomicrobium sp. 4228-Ro genomic window:
- a CDS encoding exonuclease domain-containing protein, with product MASEPVSSAYDRLRGRAREILLGNGGIASEEQLVEALFGSVGNRRLWAPFLAQLLASEEDLVRRADGTWALRHRPVALDECWPRTFVAVDVETTGLRPTRHRVIEIGAARFEEGRCVERFSVLVNPQRRLPSYIVRLTGIRDEDLLTAVPFADVAAALRAFLGDSVIIGYNLGFDLDFLNFELRRLGQGPLANPALDVLPLARALLPGNGRFDLDSVCRSLGIERVIRHRALPDAEATAALYLRLIERAEAAGLRVPGDVPSPPVQRPIVVEAVARGRAVLDRALLDGVPESPGVYLMRDGLGRVLYVGKARNLRQRLRSYFAQPLGYTRKMDGLLESVAELETVVVGSELEALLLESQFIQRYKPPYNTQLRNHEAYPYVKVELGRPWPRIVLARERGDDGAVYVGPFRSTAAARAVVELLHTVLPLRTCHRSFRDARSYGRPCLQLTLGRCIGPCTGRVDPDAYRALVDAALRYLNGETEAIVARVQQLLVDAAERLDFERAARLRDLLRRSQELVIAHRLVRDSLTARPCLIVTPCPETGGRAFLLVVGGRLWARVVAACEETDEDVAARLRAAWERARAAPPWLLDQETLDAASIVARWLREHQDDPTVIQLDEPIDWCAVVRYARGLPVTALAVHAPVRKEDVSTSERSAK from the coding sequence ATGGCCAGCGAGCCGGTTTCGAGCGCCTACGATCGATTGCGAGGCCGCGCGCGGGAAATCCTGCTCGGCAACGGTGGTATCGCCAGCGAGGAGCAGCTCGTCGAGGCCCTCTTCGGATCGGTCGGGAATCGGCGCTTGTGGGCTCCGTTCCTCGCGCAGCTGCTCGCGAGCGAAGAGGATCTGGTGCGCCGAGCCGACGGGACATGGGCGTTGCGCCACCGTCCGGTCGCGCTCGATGAGTGCTGGCCGCGGACATTCGTGGCCGTCGACGTCGAAACGACCGGTCTTCGCCCCACCCGGCACCGGGTGATCGAGATCGGTGCCGCGCGCTTCGAGGAAGGGCGCTGTGTCGAGCGCTTTTCGGTCCTGGTGAACCCGCAGCGGCGACTGCCTTCCTACATCGTCCGGCTGACCGGGATTCGCGACGAGGACCTGCTCACGGCTGTCCCGTTCGCCGATGTCGCGGCGGCGCTGCGCGCGTTCTTGGGAGACAGCGTGATTATTGGCTACAACCTCGGATTCGATCTCGATTTCCTGAACTTCGAGTTGCGCCGACTGGGCCAGGGACCGCTCGCGAATCCGGCCCTCGATGTGCTGCCGCTCGCTCGAGCGCTCTTACCAGGAAACGGTCGCTTCGATCTCGACTCGGTCTGTCGCAGCCTCGGGATCGAGCGGGTGATCCGGCACCGTGCCTTGCCGGATGCCGAAGCGACGGCAGCGCTTTACTTGCGGCTCATCGAACGTGCGGAAGCGGCCGGGCTGCGCGTGCCCGGTGACGTGCCGTCGCCACCGGTGCAGCGTCCCATCGTCGTCGAAGCGGTCGCCCGTGGCCGAGCGGTTCTGGATCGCGCGTTGCTGGACGGTGTGCCCGAATCGCCTGGGGTGTATCTGATGCGGGACGGCCTGGGGCGAGTCCTCTACGTGGGCAAGGCGCGCAACCTGCGGCAACGGCTCCGCTCCTACTTCGCGCAACCGCTCGGTTACACGCGCAAGATGGACGGTCTCCTGGAGTCGGTGGCCGAACTCGAGACGGTCGTCGTCGGTTCGGAGCTGGAAGCATTGTTGCTCGAAAGCCAGTTCATCCAGCGCTACAAGCCGCCCTACAATACACAGCTTCGCAACCATGAGGCGTACCCGTACGTGAAGGTCGAGCTCGGGCGCCCCTGGCCACGGATCGTCCTGGCGCGCGAGCGCGGCGACGACGGTGCCGTGTACGTCGGACCGTTCCGGAGCACGGCGGCGGCGCGAGCGGTCGTGGAGCTCTTGCACACAGTCCTGCCGTTGCGGACATGCCATCGGTCGTTTCGGGACGCCCGTTCCTACGGGCGTCCGTGTCTGCAGCTGACGCTCGGCCGCTGCATCGGTCCCTGCACGGGGCGAGTCGATCCGGATGCCTACCGTGCCCTCGTCGACGCGGCGCTCCGCTACCTGAATGGAGAGACCGAGGCGATCGTCGCCCGTGTGCAGCAGCTTCTGGTCGACGCTGCCGAGCGACTCGACTTCGAGCGTGCGGCACGACTGCGCGATCTCCTGCGACGCAGCCAGGAACTCGTCATCGCACATCGTCTGGTGCGGGACTCACTGACCGCGCGCCCATGCCTGATCGTGACTCCCTGCCCGGAGACCGGGGGCCGCGCCTTTCTCCTGGTCGTCGGCGGTCGGTTGTGGGCACGAGTCGTCGCGGCCTGCGAAGAAACGGACGAAGACGTCGCAGCGCGCTTGCGGGCTGCGTGGGAGCGTGCACGGGCGGCTCCACCGTGGCTCCTGGATCAGGAGACGCTCGATGCAGCCTCGATCGTCGCACGCTGGCTGCGCGAGCATCAGGACGATCCGACCGTCATCCAGCTGGATGAGCCGATCGACTGGTGCGCGGTCGTTCGCTACGCCCGTGGGCTACCGGTGACTGCGCTGGCGGTGCATGCGCCGGTTCGGAAAGAGGACGTCAGCACGAGTGAGAGGAGCGCGAAGTGA
- the pyrE gene encoding orotate phosphoribosyltransferase yields MVRILADAQHTAEFIELLRQVGALLEGHFLLASGRHSDRYVEKFALLRWPRRVEQVCRDLLEGLPWSGIDAVVGPTTGGILLAYECARQLGVWAAYAERESEGSSRRVFRRGTRFPPGTRVLVVDDILTTGGSVRETLRALAEHPVDVVGVAVLVDRSTEPLDLGVPLAALVRLEIPSWPADACPLCVRGLPLVKPGTTGAPETSAL; encoded by the coding sequence ATGGTTCGGATCCTGGCAGATGCACAGCACACGGCCGAGTTCATCGAGCTCTTGCGGCAGGTCGGTGCGCTCCTCGAGGGTCACTTTCTCCTGGCTTCGGGACGCCACAGCGACCGCTACGTGGAGAAGTTCGCCCTCTTGCGCTGGCCACGCCGGGTGGAACAGGTCTGCCGGGATCTGCTGGAGGGACTCCCCTGGTCGGGGATCGACGCCGTGGTGGGTCCGACGACCGGGGGCATCCTGCTCGCTTACGAGTGCGCGCGACAGCTCGGGGTGTGGGCAGCCTATGCCGAACGAGAGAGCGAGGGAAGCAGCCGCCGCGTCTTCCGGCGCGGGACGCGCTTTCCGCCGGGTACACGTGTCCTCGTTGTCGACGACATCCTCACCACCGGCGGCTCGGTGCGCGAGACGCTGCGTGCGCTCGCTGAACACCCGGTCGACGTGGTCGGAGTCGCTGTCCTGGTCGACCGCTCGACGGAGCCTCTCGACCTCGGCGTACCGCTCGCGGCGCTCGTCCGTCTGGAGATCCCGAGTTGGCCAGCCGATGCCTGTCCACTCTGCGTGCGCGGGCTACCGCTCGTCAAACCGGGTACGACGGGAGCCCCCGAGACGTCAGCGCTCTGA
- the ligA gene encoding NAD-dependent DNA ligase LigA — MADRTTAAQDRVPSEIRARVEELRRLIHRYNYEYYVLNAPTVSDAEYDALMLELRRLEEQYPELVTPDSPTQRVGAPPAEGFATVQHEIPMLSLGNVFSDAEIRTWAERVYRLSGRSDVEFVTEPKLDGLAVSILYRDGVLVRGATRGDGYTGEDVTNNVRTIRMIPLRLYPPDGVAIPSVLEVRGEVYMNIRDFEKLNRERGEQGLPLFANPRNAAAGSLRQLDPSVTASRPLRFAAWDIGLWEGTEPPATHVEALDFLRQLQIPVVPAYRVCRTVDEVIAECHRWQERRDQLEFEADGVVIKVNDRALYQVLGVVGREPRGAAAYKFPAHEKTTIVREVIWSVGRTGKLTPVAILEPVEIGGVIVERATLHNEEEIKRLGLLIGDAVVVQRRGDVIPKVVATIPQRRDGDERPVDIPQQCPVCGAHTIRLEGEVDRYCPNPNCPARLKASLRHFASRNAMDIEGLGEKISDLFVDLGIVRSLPDLYEIDWQRVLRLEGFGPKKVENLQKAIEASKNRPFARFLFALGIRHVGERNAQLLAEHFRSVDRLMEATIDELLQIPGFGPAVAQSVYEFFREPKNREMIERFRKLGVRMAEVEAPAAMPAQGPLAGKTVVLTGRLESLTRSQAEELLRRAGAHVTDSVSRKTDFVFAGAEPGSKYARAQQLGVPILGEEDLLRMLRESGIEVEAAARSER; from the coding sequence ATGGCCGACCGGACGACAGCGGCGCAGGATCGTGTTCCGTCGGAAATACGCGCCCGGGTTGAAGAGCTGCGACGGCTGATTCACCGGTACAACTACGAGTACTACGTCCTCAACGCCCCGACGGTCAGCGACGCCGAATACGACGCGCTGATGCTCGAACTGCGTCGCCTCGAGGAGCAGTATCCCGAACTGGTCACCCCTGATTCCCCCACGCAGCGCGTCGGGGCTCCGCCGGCCGAGGGATTCGCCACCGTTCAACACGAGATCCCCATGCTCTCGCTCGGCAACGTCTTCTCCGACGCGGAGATCCGCACCTGGGCCGAACGGGTCTACCGCTTGAGCGGTCGGAGCGATGTGGAATTCGTGACCGAGCCCAAGCTGGACGGCCTGGCAGTCTCGATCCTCTACCGCGACGGCGTGCTGGTCCGCGGCGCGACGCGTGGCGACGGCTACACCGGCGAAGACGTCACGAACAACGTGCGCACGATCCGGATGATCCCCCTGCGGCTGTATCCGCCGGACGGCGTCGCGATCCCGAGCGTTCTCGAGGTACGCGGTGAGGTGTACATGAACATTCGCGACTTCGAGAAACTCAACCGCGAGCGCGGCGAGCAAGGCCTACCGCTCTTCGCCAATCCGCGGAACGCTGCTGCTGGCTCGCTCCGACAGCTCGACCCGAGCGTGACGGCCTCCCGCCCGCTCCGCTTCGCCGCCTGGGACATCGGGCTCTGGGAAGGAACCGAACCACCCGCAACCCATGTCGAGGCACTCGACTTCTTGCGCCAGCTGCAGATTCCGGTCGTACCCGCCTATCGAGTCTGCCGGACGGTCGACGAGGTGATCGCCGAGTGTCACCGCTGGCAGGAGCGTCGCGACCAGCTCGAGTTCGAGGCCGATGGGGTGGTCATCAAGGTCAACGATCGGGCGCTGTATCAGGTGCTCGGCGTCGTCGGACGTGAGCCGCGCGGTGCGGCCGCCTACAAGTTCCCGGCTCACGAGAAGACGACCATCGTCCGCGAGGTCATCTGGAGTGTCGGCCGTACGGGCAAACTCACCCCTGTTGCCATACTGGAACCGGTCGAGATCGGCGGCGTGATCGTCGAGCGGGCGACGCTGCACAACGAAGAAGAAATCAAGCGTCTCGGCCTCCTCATCGGCGACGCAGTCGTCGTCCAGCGGCGAGGTGACGTGATCCCGAAGGTCGTCGCGACCATCCCACAGCGCCGCGACGGCGACGAACGGCCAGTCGACATTCCGCAGCAGTGTCCCGTCTGCGGCGCACATACGATCCGCCTGGAAGGCGAAGTCGACCGCTACTGCCCCAACCCGAACTGCCCTGCCCGACTCAAGGCCTCGCTCCGGCACTTCGCCTCGCGGAACGCGATGGACATCGAGGGACTGGGCGAGAAGATCTCCGATCTCTTCGTCGATCTCGGCATCGTCCGCTCGCTCCCCGACCTGTACGAGATCGACTGGCAGCGTGTCCTCCGGCTCGAAGGTTTCGGGCCCAAGAAGGTCGAAAACCTGCAAAAGGCGATCGAGGCGAGCAAGAACCGACCGTTCGCTCGCTTCCTCTTCGCACTCGGTATTCGCCACGTCGGTGAACGGAATGCGCAGCTGCTGGCTGAGCATTTCCGGTCGGTCGACCGGCTGATGGAGGCGACGATCGACGAGCTGCTGCAGATCCCGGGCTTCGGCCCAGCCGTCGCCCAGTCGGTCTACGAGTTCTTCCGGGAACCGAAGAACCGGGAGATGATCGAGCGCTTCCGCAAACTCGGCGTGCGGATGGCCGAGGTAGAAGCACCGGCCGCTATGCCAGCACAGGGGCCACTCGCTGGCAAGACGGTGGTCTTGACCGGACGTCTGGAGTCACTGACACGCAGTCAGGCTGAGGAACTCCTGCGCCGCGCCGGCGCGCACGTCACCGACAGCGTCTCGCGCAAGACCGACTTCGTGTTCGCTGGTGCTGAGCCGGGGAGCAAATACGCTCGAGCGCAGCAACTCGGAGTTCCGATTCTCGGCGAGGAAGACCTGCTCCGCATGCTGCGGGAATCGGGAATCGAGGTCGAGGCAGCCGCTCGCTCAGAGCGCTGA
- a CDS encoding FtsK/SpoIIIE family DNA translocase: MARGRSQGRKRGEAREVRSERGGSQLLPWLLGRVARGLAHVPRRLPRDLAGLFLATLGVLLALALFGAEQRTGLIGLVAEACRWLFGRGAIVVPLVFFWGALELLAAQSRQATLRRALGIFLYIAGAVALLDARAVDRVEEAGGYLGAGVAAVLRLIGGEIGFGVLALVLGVAGVTLFAGVDLRTLGQGTARVARLLGAVRSWRPPVQEGEQQSPSRGSEREGAVDTTEFAMTRPVIAATRHTGSARARNRRGGGGRSGRGESVVATGAEDTAPEAAGNPIGGDDVLPDISRLQQYATSLPDAEELERKAAIIQETLANFRVDARVREIYPGPAVTLFTLEPGPGVKVRRITELQNDLALALAAPAIRIEAPVPGMARVGIEVPNAAISTVGLREVLESPAFQRSRARLPLALGRDVHGEYVVADLTRMPHLLIAGATGSGKSVCINGIIATFLLTRRPDELQMLLIDPKKVELAGYDGVPHLKRPVVTDMGLVVGALRRVLQEMERRYERFAQLGVRNLEGYRLRREEDPSLEPLPYLVVIIDELADLMLTTPDEVETLLVRLAQMARATGIHLLIATQRPSVDVLTGLIKANVPARIAFAVTSQTDSRVILDMPGAERLLGRGDMLYLPPDAPRPLRIQGSFIDDRDLEYVVDHWRRLYPVPQYDPTWLDLEEATTEPTHAEDPLLEQARQLVRQLGAASTSLLQRRLRIGYNRAARIMEQLEAEGIVGPADGARGRMVYLGED; this comes from the coding sequence ATGGCGCGAGGGCGGTCGCAAGGGCGAAAGCGGGGCGAGGCGCGCGAGGTGCGATCGGAGAGAGGCGGGAGTCAGCTGCTCCCATGGTTACTCGGGCGCGTGGCGCGTGGACTCGCTCACGTGCCGCGCCGGCTGCCCCGCGACCTCGCTGGCCTCTTCCTCGCGACGCTCGGTGTTCTGCTGGCGCTCGCCTTGTTCGGTGCCGAGCAGCGAACGGGGCTGATCGGTCTGGTTGCGGAAGCCTGCCGCTGGCTGTTCGGGCGTGGCGCGATCGTAGTGCCGCTGGTTTTCTTCTGGGGAGCCCTGGAACTCCTGGCAGCGCAGAGCCGGCAGGCGACGCTGCGGCGGGCGTTGGGGATATTCCTATACATCGCCGGTGCCGTTGCGTTGCTCGATGCACGAGCCGTGGATCGGGTCGAGGAGGCGGGTGGGTACCTCGGTGCCGGGGTCGCAGCCGTGTTGCGGCTGATCGGTGGGGAGATCGGTTTCGGAGTGCTGGCTCTGGTGCTCGGGGTAGCCGGGGTGACTCTCTTCGCTGGAGTGGACCTCCGCACGCTCGGTCAGGGAACGGCTCGTGTCGCGAGACTGCTCGGAGCAGTGCGGTCGTGGCGGCCTCCGGTTCAGGAAGGAGAGCAGCAGTCGCCTTCCCGAGGATCGGAACGAGAGGGGGCGGTCGACACGACGGAGTTCGCGATGACGCGCCCGGTGATCGCGGCGACTCGCCACACCGGATCAGCGCGGGCGCGGAATCGGCGCGGGGGTGGCGGAAGGAGCGGGCGAGGCGAGTCTGTGGTGGCCACCGGGGCTGAGGACACCGCGCCGGAAGCCGCGGGTAATCCGATCGGCGGTGATGACGTGCTACCCGATATCAGCCGCCTGCAGCAATACGCGACGAGTCTGCCGGATGCGGAGGAACTGGAGCGGAAAGCGGCGATCATCCAGGAAACGCTGGCGAATTTCCGAGTGGATGCCCGGGTGCGGGAAATCTATCCTGGCCCAGCGGTGACGTTGTTCACGCTCGAGCCTGGGCCGGGCGTCAAGGTGCGGCGTATCACCGAACTCCAGAACGATCTCGCACTCGCGCTCGCGGCACCAGCGATCCGGATCGAAGCACCGGTTCCGGGCATGGCGCGTGTCGGCATCGAGGTGCCGAATGCGGCGATTTCGACCGTCGGCTTGCGCGAGGTGCTGGAGTCCCCGGCGTTCCAGCGCTCGCGGGCGCGCCTCCCGCTCGCACTCGGCCGCGACGTGCACGGGGAGTATGTGGTTGCCGATCTCACGCGCATGCCGCATCTCTTGATCGCTGGTGCGACCGGATCAGGAAAGTCGGTCTGCATCAATGGCATCATCGCGACGTTTCTCCTCACCCGGCGGCCGGACGAGCTGCAAATGCTCCTGATCGATCCGAAGAAGGTGGAACTGGCTGGCTACGATGGAGTGCCGCATCTGAAACGGCCGGTCGTCACCGACATGGGGCTGGTGGTCGGAGCGCTGCGGCGGGTGCTCCAGGAGATGGAGCGCCGTTATGAACGCTTCGCCCAGCTGGGGGTACGGAATCTGGAGGGGTACCGGCTGCGACGCGAGGAGGATCCCTCGCTCGAGCCGCTTCCGTACCTCGTGGTGATCATCGACGAGCTGGCTGACCTCATGCTGACGACGCCCGATGAAGTGGAGACGCTCCTCGTCCGGTTGGCCCAGATGGCGCGCGCGACCGGTATCCACCTCCTCATCGCGACGCAGCGGCCATCCGTGGACGTTCTGACCGGTCTCATCAAAGCCAATGTGCCGGCCCGGATCGCGTTCGCGGTGACGTCGCAGACCGATAGCCGCGTCATCCTCGACATGCCCGGGGCCGAACGCCTGCTCGGGCGCGGCGACATGCTCTATCTGCCACCGGACGCTCCCCGGCCGCTCCGGATTCAAGGCTCGTTCATCGATGACCGCGATCTGGAATACGTCGTCGATCACTGGCGCCGGCTGTACCCCGTGCCCCAGTACGACCCGACCTGGCTCGACCTCGAAGAGGCCACTACGGAGCCGACGCACGCCGAGGATCCGCTCCTCGAGCAGGCTCGGCAACTGGTTCGCCAACTCGGGGCAGCCTCGACGTCATTGCTCCAGCGTCGCCTTCGGATCGGGTACAACCGGGCAGCGCGCATCATGGAGCAACTGGAGGCCGAAGGGATCGTCGGCCCGGCCGATGGCGCGCGTGGGCGCATGGTGTACCTCGGGGAGGACTGA
- a CDS encoding uracil-DNA glycosylase, with product MSEERREAQERSVEERLEEIAARVRACTRCDLWRTRTQAVPGEGNPRAEVMFIGEAPGYHEDRQGRPFVGAAGQFLNELLQRAGLRREEVYITNVVKCRPPGNRDPLPDEIAACAPYLDEQLAVIRPRIIVTLGRYSMARWFPNEKISRIHGQARRIGEYVVVPMYHPAAALHQPALKELVEKDFEKLGEILAQVRAETTTADAQPEEQPQQMRLF from the coding sequence GTGAGCGAGGAGCGGAGAGAAGCGCAGGAGCGGAGCGTCGAGGAGCGCCTGGAGGAGATCGCAGCGCGGGTGCGAGCTTGTACCCGCTGTGATCTCTGGCGTACGCGGACACAGGCGGTACCGGGCGAAGGGAATCCACGCGCGGAGGTCATGTTCATCGGGGAGGCCCCGGGGTATCACGAAGACCGGCAGGGGCGCCCGTTCGTCGGTGCCGCTGGCCAGTTCCTCAACGAACTGCTCCAGCGAGCAGGCTTGCGCCGCGAGGAGGTGTATATCACGAACGTCGTGAAGTGCCGGCCGCCGGGGAATCGCGATCCGTTGCCCGACGAGATCGCGGCCTGCGCGCCGTATCTCGACGAGCAGCTGGCCGTGATTCGTCCACGCATCATCGTCACGCTCGGTCGGTACTCGATGGCCCGCTGGTTCCCGAACGAGAAGATCTCGCGCATTCACGGGCAAGCTCGCCGGATCGGTGAGTACGTGGTCGTGCCGATGTACCATCCCGCAGCAGCCTTGCACCAGCCCGCACTCAAAGAGCTCGTCGAGAAGGATTTCGAGAAGCTCGGTGAGATCCTCGCCCAGGTCCGTGCCGAGACGACCACGGCTGACGCGCAACCGGAAGAACAGCCACAGCAGATGCGCCTCTTCTGA
- the cax gene encoding calcium/proton exchanger has translation MRWWIVGLALVPVALILELLHAPPLAVLLAAAAALVPLAALLGRATEEVAARTGPLVGGLLNSTLGNAAELIIALAALRAGLHELVKASISGSILGNLLLILGASLLVGGLRHGMQQFDAQLAGVSATMMTLAVVLLLVPGLFTLGPTPVHGDAVEWMSIGLAIVLAVIYGLYVLYIVRRGGPVLEHAHASWSLRRGIVVLALATIGVVVMSEVLVGAVEPVVAATGISEFFLGVVLVPLVGNVAEHFVAVQVAGRNQMDLSLNIAYGSSLQVALLVTPVLIGASLLTSQPMSLVFNVYELVALLGAALVSTLIALDGRSHWLEGAMLLAVYAGLGVGFFFLP, from the coding sequence TGCGCTGGTGGATCGTGGGTCTCGCGCTCGTTCCTGTAGCCCTGATACTGGAACTCCTGCATGCGCCGCCGCTGGCGGTTCTCCTGGCCGCCGCGGCGGCCTTGGTCCCGCTCGCAGCACTGCTCGGTCGAGCGACCGAAGAAGTGGCCGCACGCACCGGGCCACTCGTCGGTGGCCTCCTGAATTCGACGCTCGGGAACGCAGCGGAACTCATCATCGCCCTGGCGGCGCTGCGGGCTGGCCTGCACGAACTGGTGAAGGCGTCGATCTCGGGCTCGATCCTCGGGAACCTTCTCCTGATCCTCGGGGCGAGCCTGCTCGTCGGCGGCCTGCGACACGGGATGCAGCAGTTCGATGCGCAGCTGGCTGGGGTCAGCGCGACGATGATGACCCTCGCGGTGGTCCTCTTGCTCGTCCCTGGGCTCTTCACGCTCGGCCCCACACCGGTGCACGGCGATGCGGTCGAGTGGATGAGTATCGGACTCGCCATCGTCCTCGCGGTGATCTATGGACTCTATGTGCTCTACATCGTGCGCCGTGGTGGCCCGGTTCTCGAGCACGCGCACGCCAGCTGGTCGCTCCGGCGTGGCATCGTCGTGCTGGCGCTGGCGACGATCGGCGTCGTGGTGATGAGCGAGGTGCTGGTCGGGGCAGTCGAGCCGGTCGTCGCAGCCACCGGGATCTCGGAGTTTTTTCTCGGTGTCGTGCTCGTGCCGCTCGTCGGCAATGTCGCCGAGCACTTCGTGGCGGTGCAGGTCGCTGGGCGGAATCAGATGGATCTGAGTCTCAATATCGCCTATGGGTCGAGCCTGCAAGTTGCATTACTGGTGACGCCAGTACTCATCGGCGCAAGTCTCTTGACCAGCCAGCCGATGTCGCTCGTCTTCAATGTGTACGAACTCGTGGCCTTGCTCGGCGCCGCCCTCGTTTCGACGCTGATCGCGCTCGACGGACGCTCGCACTGGCTCGAAGGTGCGATGTTGCTCGCGGTCTACGCTGGCCTGGGGGTGGGCTTTTTCTTCCTCCCCTGA